A DNA window from Bradyrhizobium sp. CCBAU 53421 contains the following coding sequences:
- a CDS encoding MDR family MFS transporter, protein MSDLALSSPAAAPPAATVDPNRASVTVWISILAAMIGAFMAILNIQITNASLLNIEGGIGTGVDNGSWISTSYLIGEIVVIPLTDYLSRVFSFRKIIITFATLFAAFSVACAFTHDLPSMIAMRGLQGFFGGVLIPMAFTLVFTKLPKPQQPIGLAMFALAVTFAPAIGPTIGGYLTENYGWQTIFFVNVIPTAVMVATLYLTLERQPMQLHLLREGDWLGIITMAIGLSSLQAVLEEGNKDDWFGSPFIVKLAVIAAVSLTLFIWIELVVEKPLLRLRLLTQRSFGFGTISAVFVGFALFGSVYLLPAYLGQVQRYNAEQIGQVLAWTGLPQLILIPLVPKLMQRFDARLIAFTGMALFAVSSFMNIQMSLDYSGDQFFYPNIVRAVGQAITLAPLSAISLGSVAPQDAPAASGISNMMRNLGGAIGTALLSTIVTKREQFHSNIIGQSVHLGRDEVRTRIAEVTNYFLSHGISDPATAHSQAIVAIGNIVKRQALVLGFSDAFAVIGVVLVLAAIAIVLTGKPKSAAGGAGAH, encoded by the coding sequence ATGTCCGACCTCGCGCTCTCCTCCCCCGCCGCGGCTCCCCCCGCCGCCACCGTGGATCCCAATCGCGCCAGCGTGACCGTCTGGATCTCGATCCTGGCGGCCATGATCGGCGCCTTCATGGCGATCCTCAACATCCAGATCACCAACGCCTCCCTGCTCAACATCGAGGGCGGCATCGGAACCGGCGTCGACAATGGTTCGTGGATCTCGACGTCCTATCTGATCGGCGAGATCGTGGTGATCCCGCTCACCGACTACCTCAGCCGGGTGTTCTCGTTTCGCAAGATCATCATCACCTTCGCCACGCTGTTCGCGGCCTTCTCGGTCGCCTGTGCCTTCACCCACGATCTGCCCTCGATGATCGCGATGCGCGGCCTGCAAGGCTTCTTCGGCGGCGTGCTGATCCCGATGGCCTTCACGCTTGTTTTCACCAAGCTGCCGAAGCCGCAGCAGCCGATTGGGCTGGCGATGTTCGCGCTCGCGGTGACCTTCGCGCCGGCGATCGGCCCGACCATCGGCGGCTACCTGACCGAAAATTACGGCTGGCAGACCATCTTCTTCGTCAACGTGATCCCGACCGCTGTCATGGTCGCCACCCTCTATTTAACGCTGGAGCGCCAGCCGATGCAGCTGCATCTGCTGCGCGAGGGCGACTGGCTCGGTATCATCACGATGGCGATCGGTCTGTCGTCGCTGCAGGCGGTGCTCGAGGAAGGCAACAAGGACGACTGGTTCGGCTCGCCCTTCATCGTCAAGCTCGCGGTGATCGCCGCGGTCAGCCTGACCCTGTTCATCTGGATCGAGCTGGTCGTCGAGAAGCCGCTGCTCCGGCTGCGGCTGCTGACCCAGCGCAGCTTCGGCTTCGGCACCATCTCGGCAGTGTTCGTCGGCTTCGCGCTGTTCGGCTCGGTCTATCTGCTGCCGGCCTATCTCGGCCAGGTGCAGCGCTACAATGCCGAGCAGATCGGCCAGGTGCTGGCCTGGACCGGCCTGCCGCAGCTGATCCTGATTCCGCTGGTGCCGAAGCTGATGCAGCGCTTCGATGCCCGCCTGATCGCGTTCACCGGCATGGCGCTGTTCGCGGTCTCCTCCTTCATGAACATCCAGATGTCGCTCGACTATTCCGGCGACCAGTTCTTCTATCCGAACATCGTTCGCGCCGTCGGCCAGGCGATCACGCTGGCGCCGCTGTCCGCCATCAGCCTCGGCAGCGTCGCGCCGCAGGATGCGCCGGCGGCCTCCGGCATCTCCAACATGATGCGCAACCTCGGCGGCGCGATCGGCACCGCGCTGCTCTCGACCATCGTCACCAAGCGCGAGCAGTTCCACTCCAACATCATCGGCCAGTCCGTTCATCTCGGCCGCGACGAGGTGCGGACTCGGATCGCCGAGGTCACCAACTACTTCCTCAGCCACGGCATCTCGGACCCGGCCACCGCACACAGCCAGGCGATCGTGGCGATCGGCAACATCGTGAAGCGTCAAGCGCTGGTGCTCGGCTTCAGTGACGCCTTCGCAGTGATCGGCGTCGTGCTGGTGCTCGCCGCGATCGCGATCGTTTTGACCGGCAAGCCGAAGAGCGCGGCGGGCGGCGCCGGTGCGCATTGA
- a CDS encoding benzoate-CoA ligase family protein: MSGEFPGLGPSGHVDDFARCNLPPSAQWPHLLLDRPEFQYPDYLNAAVELTDRIVEQGMGDRIALIGNGRQRTYKELTDWSNRLAHALVENYGVKPGNRVLIRSGNNPALVAAWLAATKAGAVVVNTMPMLRAGELAKIVDKAEISLALTDSRIADELVACAKTSKFLKQVVNFDGTQNHDAELDRIALNKPVKFDAVKTGRDDVALLGFTSGTTGEPKATMHFHRDLLIVADGYAREVLKVTPDDVFVGSPPLAFTFGLGGLAIFPLRFGATATLLENAAPSEMIRIIETYKATICFTAPTAYRAMMAAMDKGADLSSLRLAVSAGETLPAPVFESWTKKTGKPILDGIGSTELLHIFITNRTGSAVAGTTGTPVTGYQAKIVDEDMNELPAGQVGKLAVRGPTGCRYLADTRQTKYVRDGWNITGDAFVSDENGRLSFVARADDMIISAGYNIAGPEVEAALLGHPDVAECAVIGAPDEERGQIVSAFIVLKQGARSDDVEVKLLQDHVKATIAPYKYPRAIAFVESLPKTQTGKIQRFKLREAS, translated from the coding sequence ATGTCAGGTGAATTTCCCGGGCTCGGCCCATCCGGGCATGTCGACGATTTCGCGCGGTGCAACCTGCCGCCGTCAGCGCAGTGGCCGCATCTGCTGCTCGACCGGCCGGAGTTTCAATATCCCGACTATCTCAACGCCGCGGTCGAACTGACCGATCGCATCGTCGAGCAGGGGATGGGCGATCGCATCGCGCTGATCGGCAACGGCCGGCAGCGCACCTACAAGGAATTGACCGACTGGTCGAACCGCCTGGCGCATGCGCTGGTGGAGAATTACGGCGTCAAGCCCGGCAATCGCGTCCTGATCCGTTCGGGCAACAACCCTGCGCTGGTGGCAGCCTGGCTCGCAGCGACGAAAGCCGGTGCCGTCGTGGTCAACACGATGCCGATGCTGCGCGCGGGAGAGCTGGCAAAAATCGTCGACAAGGCCGAGATCTCGCTGGCGCTGACCGACAGCCGCATCGCGGACGAATTGGTGGCCTGCGCCAAGACCAGCAAATTCCTCAAGCAGGTCGTCAATTTCGACGGCACGCAGAACCACGATGCCGAGCTCGACCGGATCGCGCTGAACAAGCCGGTCAAGTTCGATGCGGTGAAGACCGGCCGCGACGACGTCGCGCTGCTCGGCTTCACGTCGGGAACGACGGGCGAGCCCAAGGCGACGATGCATTTCCACCGCGATCTCCTGATCGTCGCGGACGGCTATGCCAGGGAAGTGCTCAAGGTGACGCCGGACGACGTGTTCGTCGGCTCTCCGCCGCTGGCGTTCACCTTCGGGCTCGGGGGACTGGCGATCTTCCCGCTGCGCTTCGGTGCCACTGCGACATTGCTGGAGAACGCGGCGCCGAGCGAGATGATCCGGATCATCGAGACCTACAAGGCGACGATCTGCTTCACCGCACCGACGGCCTATCGCGCGATGATGGCCGCGATGGACAAGGGCGCCGACCTGTCGTCGCTGCGGCTCGCGGTCTCGGCCGGCGAGACGCTGCCGGCGCCGGTGTTCGAGAGCTGGACCAAGAAGACCGGCAAGCCGATCCTCGACGGCATCGGCAGCACGGAGCTGCTGCACATCTTCATCACCAACCGCACCGGCAGCGCCGTCGCGGGCACCACGGGCACGCCTGTGACCGGCTACCAGGCGAAGATCGTCGACGAAGACATGAACGAGCTGCCGGCGGGCCAGGTCGGCAAGCTGGCGGTTCGCGGCCCGACCGGCTGCCGCTATCTCGCCGACACCAGGCAGACCAAATATGTCCGCGATGGCTGGAACATCACCGGCGATGCCTTCGTCAGCGACGAAAACGGCCGGCTGTCATTCGTGGCGCGCGCCGACGATATGATCATCTCGGCGGGCTACAACATCGCCGGCCCCGAGGTCGAGGCGGCGCTGCTCGGGCATCCCGATGTCGCCGAATGCGCCGTGATCGGCGCGCCCGACGAGGAGCGGGGCCAGATCGTCTCGGCCTTCATCGTGCTGAAGCAGGGCGCGCGCAGCGACGATGTCGAGGTCAAGCTGTTGCAGGATCACGTCAAGGCGACGATCGCGCCGTACAAATATCCCCGCGCGATCGCCTTTGTCGAATCGTTGCCGAAGACCCAGACGGGGAAGATCCAGCGCTTCAAGCTGCGCGAGGCAAGCTGA
- a CDS encoding alpha/beta hydrolase, with protein MTGIDYEVEYNNRARVPENPALMAGWAKDSAAYREQHPPRRLSYGPGSRNVIDLFEGNSDGPLVVFIHGGYWQALDGSSSSHCARGLNGHGIGVAVPSYDLCPTVSVADIIDEMRAACRELAKLGRPLVVSGHSAGGHLAACMLATDWPAYDASLPSNLVRAAYAISGLFELEPLVGTSINKALGLDRGAARAASPLLWKAPSGATLDAVVGGAESAEYHRQSLTIADVWGRAGVATRFGTVPDANHFTAIAPLADPESDMVARLKQLTQI; from the coding sequence GTGACCGGGATCGATTACGAGGTCGAGTACAACAACCGGGCCCGGGTGCCGGAAAATCCGGCGCTGATGGCCGGATGGGCGAAGGACTCCGCGGCCTATCGCGAGCAGCACCCGCCGCGGCGGCTGAGCTATGGTCCCGGCAGCCGCAACGTCATCGACCTGTTCGAGGGCAACAGCGACGGGCCGCTGGTGGTCTTCATCCATGGCGGCTATTGGCAGGCGCTTGATGGCTCGTCGTCGAGCCACTGCGCGCGCGGCCTCAATGGCCATGGCATCGGCGTTGCGGTGCCGAGCTACGATCTGTGCCCCACCGTCTCGGTCGCTGACATCATCGACGAGATGCGCGCGGCGTGCCGCGAACTGGCAAAGCTCGGCCGGCCGCTGGTGGTGTCGGGGCATTCCGCCGGCGGGCATCTTGCCGCATGCATGCTTGCGACCGATTGGCCGGCCTACGATGCGTCGCTGCCGAGCAATCTGGTCAGGGCTGCTTACGCGATCTCCGGCCTGTTCGAGCTCGAGCCGCTGGTCGGCACCTCCATCAACAAGGCGCTTGGCCTTGACCGCGGCGCAGCAAGGGCGGCGAGCCCGCTGCTCTGGAAAGCGCCCAGCGGTGCGACGCTCGATGCGGTGGTTGGCGGCGCCGAGAGCGCCGAGTATCACCGGCAGAGCCTGACCATCGCCGATGTGTGGGGCAGAGCGGGTGTGGCGACGCGGTTCGGCACCGTGCCCGATGCCAATCATTTCACCGCGATCGCACCGCTCGCCGACCCGGAGTCGGACATGGTCGCGCGGCTGAAGCAGCTCACACAGATCTGA
- a CDS encoding MarR family winged helix-turn-helix transcriptional regulator: protein MNLDSETKAVELPDDHGTELRLWLRLLTCTTLIEGEVRSQLREKFDVTLPRFDLMAQLDKVSDGMTLSDLSKRMMVSNGNVTGLVERLVESGHLDRRTSETDRRVQFIRLTKLGRAEFRKMAAEHEKWIADIFGDLSPKDIRELMRLLAKAKGSAQRSAKARSA from the coding sequence ATGAACCTCGATTCCGAAACCAAAGCCGTCGAACTGCCCGACGATCACGGCACTGAGCTCCGGCTGTGGCTGCGCCTCTTGACCTGCACCACGCTGATCGAAGGCGAGGTACGCAGCCAGTTGCGCGAGAAGTTCGATGTCACGCTGCCGCGCTTCGACCTGATGGCCCAGCTCGACAAGGTGTCCGACGGCATGACGCTGTCGGATTTGTCGAAGCGGATGATGGTGTCGAACGGCAACGTCACCGGGCTGGTCGAGCGGCTTGTCGAGTCCGGCCATCTCGATCGCCGCACCTCGGAGACCGACCGCCGCGTGCAGTTCATCCGGCTGACCAAGCTCGGCCGGGCCGAATTCCGCAAGATGGCGGCCGAGCATGAGAAATGGATCGCCGATATCTTCGGTGACCTGTCGCCGAAGGATATCCGCGAACTGATGCGGCTGCTCGCCAAGGCGAAGGGCTCGGCCCAGCGCTCCGCCAAGGCAAGGAGCGCTTAA
- a CDS encoding ABC transporter substrate-binding protein: protein MKQLTKLVGLAALLGIAMTPAIAQEKIKIGVLVTTSGPAAALGQQVRDGFALAIKDLGGKMAGRDVEIVNADDELKPDGAVVKVRGLLERDKVDFVVGPIFSNILQAIHRPVTDSKTFLISPNAGPSSYAGKECNPFFYVTSYQNDQVHEILGKVAQDRGYKRVYLLVPNYQAGRDSVAGFKLDYKGEVVEESYTPLNTLDFQPELSKIASLKPDALFTFMPGGMGVNLVKQYKQAGATVPVLSAFTVDESTLPAQQDAAVGMFGGANWAPNLDNPQSKKFVAAYEAAYNGVPGTYAMQAYDAALLIDSAVKAVKGDLSNKDAVAAALKKADFTSLRGNFKFNNNGYPIQDFYLTKVAKRPDGKFQTEIVEKVFSNYGDRYAKDCAAK, encoded by the coding sequence ATGAAGCAATTGACCAAGCTCGTGGGATTGGCGGCGCTGCTGGGTATCGCGATGACGCCGGCAATCGCGCAAGAGAAGATCAAGATCGGCGTGCTGGTGACGACCTCGGGTCCGGCTGCGGCGCTCGGCCAGCAGGTCCGCGACGGCTTTGCGCTCGCAATCAAGGATCTCGGCGGCAAGATGGCCGGCCGCGATGTCGAGATCGTCAACGCCGACGACGAGCTGAAGCCCGATGGCGCCGTGGTCAAGGTGCGCGGCCTGCTCGAGCGGGACAAGGTCGATTTCGTGGTCGGCCCGATCTTCTCCAACATCCTGCAGGCGATCCACCGTCCGGTCACCGACAGCAAGACCTTCCTGATCAGCCCGAATGCCGGCCCCTCCAGCTATGCCGGCAAGGAGTGCAACCCGTTCTTCTATGTGACGTCGTACCAGAACGACCAGGTGCACGAGATCCTCGGCAAGGTGGCGCAGGACCGCGGCTACAAGCGCGTCTACCTGCTGGTGCCGAACTATCAGGCCGGCCGCGACTCCGTCGCCGGCTTCAAGCTCGACTACAAGGGCGAGGTCGTCGAGGAATCCTACACGCCGCTGAACACGCTGGATTTCCAACCCGAGCTCTCCAAGATCGCCTCGCTGAAACCGGATGCGCTGTTCACCTTCATGCCGGGTGGCATGGGCGTGAACCTCGTGAAGCAGTACAAGCAGGCCGGCGCGACCGTGCCGGTGCTCTCCGCCTTCACCGTCGACGAATCCACCCTGCCCGCGCAGCAGGACGCCGCCGTCGGCATGTTCGGCGGCGCGAACTGGGCCCCGAACCTCGACAACCCCCAGAGCAAGAAGTTCGTCGCGGCCTATGAGGCGGCCTACAACGGCGTGCCCGGCACCTACGCCATGCAGGCCTATGACGCAGCGCTGTTGATCGACAGCGCGGTCAAGGCCGTGAAGGGCGACCTCTCCAACAAGGACGCCGTCGCGGCCGCGCTGAAGAAGGCCGACTTCACCTCGCTGCGCGGTAACTTCAAGTTCAACAACAACGGCTATCCGATCCAGGACTTCTACCTCACCAAAGTCGCGAAGCGGCCGGACGGCAAATTCCAGACCGAGATCGTCGAAAAGGTGTTCTCGAACTACGGCGATCGCTACGCCAAGGACTGCGCCGCAAAATAG
- a CDS encoding cupin domain-containing protein — protein MKDEIAGITRANEGMQGISWSILGQTYVPKSRTEHSFSWHATFPPGTFVPPHIHPDQDEYLYILEGKLDFMLDGADESATPGDLVRLPMGKPHGIFNKSQQPAKTLFWVSPTRRLYDLFWAIHNMKEQNPDDVVRLAAEHNIHFLPPPPA, from the coding sequence ATGAAAGACGAGATCGCCGGCATCACCCGCGCCAATGAAGGCATGCAGGGCATTTCCTGGAGCATCCTTGGCCAGACCTACGTGCCGAAGAGCCGCACCGAGCATTCCTTCTCCTGGCACGCCACCTTCCCGCCGGGCACCTTCGTTCCCCCGCACATCCATCCCGACCAGGACGAATACCTCTACATCCTCGAGGGCAAGCTCGACTTCATGCTCGACGGCGCCGATGAATCAGCCACACCCGGCGATCTGGTGCGCCTGCCGATGGGCAAGCCGCACGGCATCTTCAACAAGTCGCAGCAGCCGGCCAAGACGCTGTTCTGGGTGTCGCCGACCCGCCGGCTCTACGACCTGTTCTGGGCGATCCACAACATGAAGGAGCAGAACCCGGACGACGTGGTGCGGCTCGCCGCCGAGCACAACATCCACTTCCTGCCGCCGCCTCCGGCGTAG
- a CDS encoding flavin-dependent oxidoreductase has translation MKAIIVGGGIGGLTTALMLRSRGISCELYEQSETIRELGVGINTLPHAIRELAGLGLLDRLDEVAIRTYELFYLTRHGQQVWHEKRGLDAGHDVPQFSIHRGRLQSVIHQAVIDRLGADAIHTGCRLGSFTQDEGGVSAYFFDRSGAHVHTARGDILIGADGIHSKVREMLFPDEGGPCWNGLMLWRGATDWPAFLTGRSMIIAGGLNAKAVIYPIAPGSSPASRLTNWAVLVRIGDGSSPPPRREGWSNLGRRDEMMPYVTSFTIPQVDFTGLINATPEFWEYPCCDRDPLPYWSSGRVTLLGDAAHPMYPVGSNGASQAILDARCLADMLARAEHPRQALAAYERQRLPMTADIVASNRRGGPEGVIDAVEQLAPQGFTDVDTILNYEAREAIVRGYAAKAGFAARVVARQ, from the coding sequence ATGAAGGCGATTATCGTCGGAGGCGGAATCGGAGGCCTCACCACTGCGCTGATGCTGCGCTCGCGCGGCATCAGTTGCGAGCTGTACGAGCAGTCCGAGACGATCCGCGAGCTCGGCGTCGGTATCAACACACTGCCGCATGCGATCCGCGAGCTGGCGGGGCTGGGTCTGCTCGACAGGCTCGACGAGGTCGCGATCCGCACCTATGAGCTGTTCTATCTGACGCGGCATGGCCAGCAGGTCTGGCACGAGAAGCGCGGGCTCGATGCCGGCCACGACGTGCCGCAATTCTCGATCCATCGCGGCCGCCTGCAAAGCGTGATCCATCAGGCCGTGATCGACCGGCTTGGCGCCGATGCGATCCACACCGGGTGTCGGCTCGGCTCCTTCACCCAGGACGAGGGCGGCGTGTCGGCCTATTTCTTCGATCGCAGCGGAGCCCATGTGCACACCGCGCGCGGCGACATCCTGATCGGCGCCGACGGCATCCACTCCAAGGTGCGCGAGATGCTGTTTCCCGACGAGGGCGGGCCGTGCTGGAACGGCCTGATGCTGTGGCGCGGCGCCACCGACTGGCCGGCCTTCCTGACCGGACGTTCGATGATCATCGCCGGCGGGCTGAACGCCAAGGCCGTGATCTATCCGATCGCGCCGGGCTCGAGCCCGGCGAGCCGTCTCACCAACTGGGCGGTGCTGGTGCGGATCGGCGACGGGTCCTCGCCGCCGCCGCGCCGCGAGGGCTGGTCCAATCTCGGCCGGCGCGACGAGATGATGCCCTATGTCACGAGCTTCACGATCCCGCAGGTCGACTTCACCGGCCTGATCAACGCGACGCCAGAGTTCTGGGAGTATCCGTGCTGCGACCGCGATCCGCTGCCCTATTGGTCGAGCGGCCGCGTCACCCTGCTCGGCGACGCCGCGCATCCGATGTATCCGGTCGGCTCGAACGGCGCGTCGCAGGCCATCCTCGATGCGCGCTGCCTCGCCGACATGCTGGCGCGGGCCGAGCATCCGCGCCAGGCGCTGGCGGCCTATGAGCGGCAGCGGCTGCCGATGACCGCCGACATCGTCGCCTCCAACCGTCGCGGCGGACCGGAGGGCGTGATCGACGCCGTCGAGCAGCTCGCGCCGCAGGGCTTTACCGACGTCGACACCATCCTCAATTACGAGGCGCGCGAAGCGATCGTGCGCGGCTATGCGGCCAAGGCTGGCTTTGCCGCGCGCGTGGTGGCGCGGCAGTAG
- a CDS encoding IS5 family transposase yields MPWTEITRVEYQRNGLRYTSDLTDREWALIARQMPPRRRLGRPREVDLREVVQAILYILSTGCQWRALPKEFPPYSTVQGYFYAWRDTGRWQKIVKRLVRRARQQLGRKPSPTAAVIDSQSAPTTQAGGARGYDPGKRICGRKRHIVTDTDGLLLAVHVHPANVQDCHGAVPVLERLRRRFPKLRHVFADRVYRGEQLLKALAHCKPWTIEIVQRPHGVKGFQLLPRRWVVERTFAWCGRCRRLAKDFEGSAATETAWILVAHLRLLTRRLACPKTFSAF; encoded by the coding sequence ATGCCGTGGACCGAAATCACTCGCGTCGAGTATCAGCGCAATGGGCTGCGCTACACAAGCGATCTGACCGATCGGGAGTGGGCGCTGATTGCCCGACAGATGCCGCCGCGGCGGCGGCTGGGGAGACCGCGGGAAGTCGATTTGCGCGAGGTCGTACAGGCGATCCTCTACATCCTGTCGACCGGGTGCCAATGGCGGGCCTTGCCGAAGGAGTTCCCGCCGTATTCGACGGTTCAAGGGTATTTCTATGCTTGGCGCGATACCGGACGCTGGCAGAAGATTGTCAAACGTCTGGTCCGGCGAGCCCGCCAGCAGCTTGGGCGCAAGCCCAGCCCGACCGCAGCTGTGATCGACAGCCAGAGTGCGCCAACGACCCAAGCTGGCGGCGCGCGGGGCTACGACCCCGGCAAGCGCATTTGCGGGCGTAAGCGGCATATCGTCACCGACACCGATGGCCTGCTGCTGGCCGTCCATGTCCATCCTGCCAATGTTCAGGACTGCCACGGCGCCGTTCCGGTGCTGGAGCGACTACGCCGCCGCTTCCCCAAGCTGCGCCACGTCTTTGCCGACCGTGTTTACCGCGGCGAGCAGCTTCTCAAAGCCCTGGCTCATTGCAAGCCGTGGACGATCGAGATCGTCCAGCGACCGCATGGCGTCAAAGGCTTCCAGCTCTTGCCTCGGCGCTGGGTGGTCGAACGCACCTTCGCCTGGTGCGGTAGGTGCCGCCGCCTTGCCAAAGACTTCGAAGGGTCCGCCGCAACCGAGACCGCCTGGATCCTCGTCGCACACCTCAGGCTACTAACTAGGCGCTTGGCATGCCCAAAAACATTCAGCGCTTTTTGA
- a CDS encoding RidA family protein, whose protein sequence is MIEILQPDGWAKPIGYANGVAARGKQLFIAGQIGWNGQCVFETDDLVAQIGQTLRNIVAVAAAGGAGPEHIVSMTWYLLDRKEYSARLKEIGTVYRDVIGRRFPAMTAIQVAGLIEDRAKVEIQAIAVVPD, encoded by the coding sequence ATGATCGAGATCCTGCAACCCGACGGATGGGCGAAGCCGATCGGCTACGCCAACGGCGTGGCCGCGCGCGGCAAACAGCTCTTCATCGCGGGCCAGATCGGCTGGAACGGGCAATGCGTGTTCGAGACCGACGATCTCGTGGCGCAGATCGGCCAGACCCTGCGCAACATCGTCGCAGTCGCCGCCGCCGGCGGGGCCGGGCCGGAGCACATCGTGTCGATGACTTGGTACCTGCTCGATCGCAAGGAATATTCCGCGCGGCTGAAGGAGATCGGCACGGTCTATCGCGACGTGATCGGCCGGCGCTTCCCGGCGATGACCGCGATTCAGGTTGCCGGCCTGATCGAGGACCGCGCCAAGGTGGAGATCCAGGCGATCGCGGTGGTGCCGGATTGA
- a CDS encoding enoyl-CoA hydratase family protein codes for MSEMKAKLRPFKDYPAKHFRWDASGRVATITLNRPDKKNPLTFESYEELRDLFTNLKYASDVRAIVLTGAEGNFCSGGDVFEIIEPLTRMAMPDLLAFTRMTGEVVRAMRKCPQIIVAAIDGICAGAGAMLALASDLRLATPQAKTAFLFTRVGLAGADMGACGLLPRVIGQGHAADLLYTGRAMSADEGFAWGFHNRLVPPAELAAAAQELARSLADGPWFAHGVTKTMFNQEWAMGVDEMIESEAQAQAICMVTGDFRRAFEAFAAKQKPAFEGN; via the coding sequence ATGTCCGAGATGAAAGCAAAGCTCCGGCCGTTCAAGGATTATCCCGCAAAACACTTCCGCTGGGACGCGAGCGGCCGTGTCGCGACCATCACACTGAACCGGCCGGACAAGAAGAACCCGCTGACCTTCGAGTCCTACGAAGAGTTGCGCGATCTCTTCACCAACCTCAAATATGCCTCTGACGTTCGCGCCATCGTGCTGACCGGTGCCGAGGGTAATTTCTGCTCCGGCGGCGACGTGTTCGAGATCATCGAGCCGTTGACGCGGATGGCGATGCCGGACCTGCTCGCCTTCACCCGGATGACCGGAGAGGTGGTGCGCGCGATGCGCAAATGCCCGCAGATCATCGTCGCCGCGATCGACGGCATTTGCGCCGGCGCCGGCGCGATGCTGGCGCTGGCGTCTGACCTGCGGCTGGCGACGCCGCAGGCCAAGACCGCGTTCCTGTTCACCCGCGTCGGCCTTGCCGGCGCCGACATGGGCGCGTGCGGGCTGCTGCCGCGCGTGATCGGGCAAGGCCATGCCGCCGATCTGCTCTACACCGGCCGTGCGATGAGCGCCGACGAAGGTTTTGCGTGGGGCTTTCACAACCGCCTGGTGCCGCCGGCGGAGCTCGCCGCCGCCGCGCAGGAGCTGGCGCGCTCGCTCGCGGACGGACCGTGGTTCGCGCATGGCGTGACGAAGACGATGTTCAACCAGGAATGGGCGATGGGCGTCGACGAGATGATCGAGTCCGAGGCGCAGGCGCAGGCGATCTGCATGGTGACCGGCGATTTCCGCCGCGCCTTCGAGGCCTTCGCCGCCAAGCAGAAACCGGCCTTCGAGGGCAATTGA
- a CDS encoding SDR family NAD(P)-dependent oxidoreductase — MTRFWPNAHALVTGAGSGIGAATAIALANAGVRVSIAGRRIDALRTTAASLGKQAGAVVSIDVTDDVAVTKGVAQIEAQAGAIDILVNNAGKAGSAPFDKTNAALWADMLASNLSSVFLVTQAVLPGMAQRGRGRVINVASTAGLTGYAYVSAYVAAKHGVVGLTRSLALEYARRGVTVNAVCPGYTDTPLVADAAANIVAKTGRSEQEARAALAKVNPMQRLVTPEEVADAVLWLASEGASSINGQAVAIAGGEVFTG, encoded by the coding sequence ATGACACGCTTCTGGCCTAATGCGCATGCGCTGGTCACCGGCGCCGGCTCCGGCATCGGCGCCGCGACGGCAATCGCACTCGCGAATGCCGGGGTCCGCGTCAGCATCGCCGGGCGCCGGATCGACGCATTGAGGACGACCGCAGCATCGCTCGGCAAACAGGCGGGCGCCGTCGTTTCGATCGACGTGACCGACGACGTTGCGGTGACCAAAGGCGTCGCGCAGATCGAGGCCCAGGCGGGCGCGATCGACATTCTCGTCAACAATGCCGGCAAGGCCGGCAGCGCGCCATTCGACAAGACGAACGCGGCGCTGTGGGCCGACATGCTGGCGAGCAATCTCTCCAGCGTGTTCCTGGTGACGCAGGCGGTGCTGCCGGGAATGGCGCAGCGCGGCCGGGGCCGTGTGATCAACGTGGCCTCTACCGCAGGCCTCACCGGCTACGCCTATGTCTCGGCCTATGTCGCCGCCAAGCACGGCGTCGTCGGCCTCACGCGTTCGCTGGCGCTGGAATATGCGCGGCGCGGCGTCACGGTGAATGCGGTCTGCCCCGGCTATACCGACACACCGCTGGTGGCGGATGCCGCCGCCAACATTGTCGCCAAGACCGGTCGCAGCGAGCAGGAGGCGCGGGCTGCGCTCGCCAAGGTCAATCCGATGCAGCGGCTGGTGACGCCGGAGGAGGTCGCCGACGCCGTCCTCTGGCTCGCCTCCGAAGGCGCATCGTCAATCAACGGACAAGCCGTCGCGATCGCCGGCGGCGAAGTCTTTACCGGGTGA